The DNA window ACTAATTTATATATTACATATAAAAGATGAAATAAGACTTATAAAAGATTTTTCGGATTTATCAGCTGTTTTTATTACCTCATTATGGGTTAAGGGTTGATCTAGAACTCCAGCAGCCATATTTGTTATACAGGATACTCCAACTATCTTAAGTCCTGCATGCTTCGCTGCTATAACTTCTGGTACTGTAGACATACCTACAGCATCCGCTCCCAAAATCCTTAGCATATTGATTTCAGCTGGAGTTTCATAGCTTGGCCCTGACATCATTACATATATTCCTTTATATGCATTTATATTTAATCTATATGCAGTATCCATCATAAGATCTGTAAGTCTATCATCATAGACATGTGTCATATCTGGGAACCTAGGACCCAACATGTCAAAATTAGGTCCTATTAATGGATTTATACCAGAAAAATTAATATGATCTTTTATTATCATAAAATCTCCTGGTTTGAAATCCTTATTGATACCACCAGAAGCATTAGTTACTATTAATATTTCTATACCCAATTCTTTCATGACTCTCACAGGAAGTACTATTTGATAAGGGTCATTTCCTTCGTAGTAATGGAAACGACCTTGCATAGCTATTATATTCTTATTATACATTTTTCCTACTACAAATTGTCCCTTATGCCCGGCTACTGTAGTTTGGGGAAATCCAGGTATTTCAGAATAATTAATTATAGTGGGATTTTCAATATGCTCTGCAAAGTTTCCTAATCCTGAGCCGAGGATTATTCCTATAAAAGGTTTAGTGTCTATAATGCTCTGTATATATTTTGCTGCTTGTTTGTACATAGTGTAGACCTCCTTAGTTATTTTTTATTTGATAATGTAGCATAAAACTGGGTAGTTGATATATCTGAATGTCCCAACTTATTCTGTAATTCTTTTATTTCTATACCATTATTTATAAGATGGGCAGCAAAAGAGTGCCTAAGGGTATGAGGTGTTATACGTTTCCTTATATTAGACTGCTCCGTATATTGTTTTATTATTTTCCAAAAACCTTGACGGGTTATTCTATTACCTCTAAAATTGACAAATAAAGCTTGTTCGTTATTAACATCAATCATAAATGGGCGGGAGTATGCAACATATTTTTTTATATATGTTAATATCTCTTCAGGTATAGATATAGATCTATTGTTTCGTTTTTTCAACAAAACAATTCCATTATCTAAATCAATATCATCAATATCCAACTGAATAAGATCAGACACCCGTATTCCAGTTCCATACATAAGGTAAATCATTGCCCTATCTCGTAGCACCTTATATTCATTTCCTTGAGTTTGCACTAATAGCTGTTCCACTTCTTCAGAAGTTAGTATATTAGGTAGTTTTCTTTTAATTTTTGGAGCTTTCACATCTTTGGTAGGATCTGCATCAATATATGCATTTTCCTCTAGAAATTTATAAAAACTTTTCAAAGAAGATATTTTCCTAGATATAGTTGAATTGCTTATTTTTTTTTGCTCTAAATGATGAATATATTCATGCACAATTTCCTTTGATATATCAACTATATTGCTAATCTTATTCGTATGCAAAAAATCGATAAATTGCCTTAGATCTGTTTTATAGCTTTCAAGGGTATTGGATGAAGCACCTTGTTTTTCATCTAAATATGTAAAAAAATCATCAATAATATATTCCATATAAAAACTCCTTGTCCCATCAAATGATATTATCAAATCTAATATTCAACAAAAATATATAAAATCCTTCATTAAATATCAAAAGAACTAAACGGATAAATTTTTTAGTTGAGAAAATTAGAAAACATAGAAAAAAATAGTGGAGTTATAAAAGTTTCAAATAATGTCACTATAAAAAAGAGGCTAAAGATTATTATAAGTTTTTTTGTGTAAGATTCTGAATCCTTTATAGGTTGCATCTTTTTACGCATAAGTTTTCTGCGCTTTAAATGGGATATCTGTGATTCAAAAGCTAATACACCCATGATAATAAAGCAGGGTATATATATTATCATTTGTGGTATTAAGCATAGTAGGGAAAATATAAAACCTTTTAAATTATAATATCCCACTAAAAACCCTACCGTAAATCCTATAAAAAAACCCCTTATACCTACCAATACCAAAGTAAGAGGTATTAGCAAAAAAGACAGGCTAGATAACCAGAATAGGAAGCAAATATAAAAATTTCGCCAAATAGATTCCCAGAATATAGCAGTTCTATTGATTGAACTTTGCGATATATTGGATGCAAAGTGTTCCAAATAATTCCCTAGACCACTTTTCTGATCTATTGAGATAGTTGAAATAGTGAAAGCTCCCGCCATTATCCCAGTTAGGAATACAAATAGTATTATAAGGTATAGAATAAAATTTTGTTGTATATGGAGGCTTATAGTTCGCATTAATTGCCTCATCAAATATAGCTCCTTTCGTTTAAGAATCCTAAATGATAAATATGCGCACTATAACGTTTTTATGACATGTCCGAAGGACACAGGATGGTTTGTTTATATTTTTTATGTTATAATAAACCAAGAAAATAGAGCAAAAGGAGAGTATTGATGAATACCAATATAATGGACATATTATTCAGTTTGCCAGCAGTGTTTTTGGCTATGTCATTCCATGAATTTGGTCATGCCTATGTTGCATACAGATTAGGTGATGACACTCCGAAATTGCAAGGCCGTTTAACACTGGCACCACTGGCCCATGTAGATTGGTTAGGCCTTATAATGTTTTTAATATTTGGATTTGGATGGGCTAAGCCCGTTAAGATTGATCCTAACAATTTTAAGAATAGAATAAAAGGAGATATACTGGTATCATTTGCAGGTCCAATGTTTAACTTTATACTAGCCGTTATATCATTTTTTATGGGTGGAGTTTTGATAAAGTTTTTATTTCCTACTTCATATATTGCCAGCAATATAATAGAACGTATAATACGTCTTAATATTGTTTTTGGGGTACTTAATTTGATTCCTATACCTACATTTGATGGATATAATATTATAAAGGCCATATTTTTTAGATCCAATGCAAAAGCATTTTGGAAATATGAAAGATACGGTAATATTATATTGTTAATATGTATATTAACAGGCATACTGAATTATATAGTAGGGATACCTGCTCAATTTTTATATAATAGTTTAATACATATGAGTTGGATATTTTTTTGATCGAAGGTGAAATGCTTGGGATATTGTGTTAAAATAGATCGGTTTGAAGGACCTCTAGAGCTTTTATTACATCTTATTTCAAAATCAAAAATAAATATAGAAGATATATCCATAAACGAGATAACCTGCCAATACATAGAGTATTTGCAACAAATGCAACAATTTGATATTGAAATTGCAAGTGAATTTTTAGTAATGGCAGCTACACTTATACATATAAAATCTAGAAAATTACTTCCAAAGTTAAAGGAAGATGAAAATGAAGGAGATGATATAAATACAAGGGAACAACTTATACAAAGGCTTTTAGATTATAAAAAATTTAAGGAAATAAGTAATGAGCTCAGAGAGCGGGAACAGTTATACAGCCATATTTATTCCAAACTTCCAGAGGAAATAGCTATATCTAAAGAAGAGCTAGATGATAGATTATTTGGGGAGGTTGGCAAAGAAGATCTTTTTAACGCAATCTGTATCGTTCTCTCTAAAAAAAACTTATCAAAGTCAAAATCACCTAGCATATACGAAATAGCCAAAGACCCTATTTCCATAAAACAGAGAATAGAAGAGATTGAAGGAATATTATGCATAAAAGAAAATGCTACTTTTTTTTCCTTGTTTGAAAATGATTATAATAAATCTGAGGTCATTACTACTTTTTTAGCAATATTGGAAATGATCAAGGATAGTAGTATATGCCTTTATCAATCAAGACCATTCGATGATATTATAATAAAAAAGAGGAAGATATAACTATGGATGAACGGGAAATAATGGGATTAGTAGAATCTCTTTTGTTTGTATCGGGGAACCCTATTTCATTAAGTCAGATTGCAAAAGTATTGGATATGGATAGGAGAACTGCCAGAAAACTCATGGAACGAACAATCGATTGTTTTAACTTCGAAAGAAGAGGTCTACAGATTATAAAGATAAACGATAGTTACCAATTAGCTACCAGGATAGAATATGCCCCATATATAAAAAAATTATTAGGCCCTAATACGCAGCAAAGGCTTTCGCAGGCTATGCTAGAAACATTGGCTATTATAGCATATAAGCAGCCTATAACCCGTATGGATATAGAGTCTATAAGGGGAGTAAAATGTGAGCACATGCTTTCAACATTAATGGAAAAAGGCTTAATAAAAGAGGTAGGGAGACTAGATGCTCCTGGCAAACCAATACTTTATGGAACTACTGATTTATTCCTTCGAATTTTTGGATTATCTAAGCTGGAAGATTTACCGCCGTTGGAATAAAAAACAAAACTCCATGTATGTTTTTTTCTAATTGTGAAAAAATAGAAAAAGCATAAGATATGGGGTGTATATTTTGGTGTTAATATTTTTAATTGTGTTAATAGTAGCATTGGTGCTTATTATTTCATTTATAACTTTAAGGATAAATATAAAAATTTCCTTGAAGTATAAAGGAAAATCTTATATTAGGATAACCCTTTTAAAAGGGTTAATTAGTTTAAAGTTTGATCTATTCTTAATAACAGGTAAGGGATCATTGTACTCTTTTAATAAGAGCAAAAAAGGAACCTATGATGTAAAAATATCCCTTTCATATATTACGGAAAAAATAAAAAATATTCGCAATCAATATCCAAAACATGAAAAGAATATGTCTTATATCTTTTCAAAAATAAAGGTACAATCAATTTCAATACTAGCTTATATAGGATTAGGAGATGCTGCAGCTACTGCGTTGATTATAGGAATCCTGTATGCATTTCTATCTAATGTTATTTTTTATCTAACTACCAGAGTATCTATAGGTAAACATAATATTGATATTTTGCCAGTATACACCACCGATATGTGTTTCAAGACTAACATAAACTGCATAATAGATATTAAAATAGGTCATATTATTACTGTAGGCAATATGATGATGATGCAAAGAATTAGACAAAAAGTTAAAGGTGGTGATACACGTGGCAGAACATCCTATAGAGGAAATAATGAAAACTACCATGGAAAACATTAAAGAGATGATAGATGTTAATACTATTGTAGGAGATGCAGTAGAGACTGCTGACGGGACGGTTATTATACCTATATCGAAAGTATCATTTGGTTTTGTAGCTGGTGGAGGGGAATATAAAAATAATATGCAGGATAAAAATGCAAATATAACGCAACAGGAAGCTAATAAACTTCCATTTGCTGGCGGGAGCGGTGCGGGAATTTCTTTAAATCCCATAGCTTTTTTAGTAGTAGGGCAGGAAAAAATAAAACTCTTACCAGTTAATTTCACCACACCTATAGACAGGGTTGTTGAGTTGATACCCCAGTTAGTGGAAGAAATACGAGGCAAGAAAAAACAAGGTAATGAATCACAAAATATAAATAACACTCAACAGCCTGCAAATCAATAAAATATACTCCATCGTAAAAGCGGCTGATGCCGCTTTATTTCTATTTAAACAAAACTATCTAAATGCTTTTTATGGCATTTAGATAGTTTTGTTTAAATCACTAATTTACAAAAAACAAGCTATTAATGATCAATTTTTAATTATAATATGTGAAATTCACGAATTTTACACTGGTTTATATATTATTAATGTTGTATACTATCAATGGTTATGTAGAAAATATGTATTGCTTAAGCGTTTATATGATAAAGTGAGGGAAATAAATGAGACTGCAAAAATATATGGCTTATTGCGGTGTAGCATCCAGAAGAAAATGTGAAGAAATAATATCAGAAGGCAGAGTATCAATAAATGGTCATAAGGTAATGGATATGGGAATAAAAATTAACCCTGATTGTGACGTAGTATCAGTCGATGGGCGAGTCTTAGAATTAAACAAAAGACCAAGTATATATATAATGATAAACAAACCTCGTGGGTACATAACATCATCTAATGATCAATTCGGCCGTTCCACCGTATTGGATCTAATCCCAGATATGAAAGCTAGATTATACCCTGTTGGTAGATTAGATTATGACAGTGAAGGACTATTATTACTTACAAATGACGGATCTCTAACCTATAAATTGACCCACCCTAAATATCATGTTGAAAAGGAATATTATGTTGAAGTAATTGGTTTTCCAAATGAAGAACATATAGAAAAATTAAGAAATGGCCTAGATATAGGAGGATATAAGACTCGATCTGCTAAAGTATATGCTGGGAACAAAACAAAAAATGGCATGAGCTACAGAATAGTTATTAAAGAAGGAAAGAACAGACAAGTAAGGCGGATGTTCGAAGCTATAGGTTATCATGTGATTTTGCTTAGACGAGAGAGAATGGGTTTATTAAGTTTAGGCGATTTAAAACCTGGAAATTGGAGATATTTATCCAATAGAGAAATATCTCTATTAAAGCAATCTGTAAAGGAGGGATACTAATGATTAAATTTAGGAAAATGATTCCAGATGATTTAGATGTTATATATAAAGATGAACAGCTTAGAGCACTTATAACTTTTTCGTCCAAAGGAACAAAATTTGGTGTTGTTATAGATGATGATGGTTATATATTAGGTGGAGCGACAGGGTATACAGATGGTGAAGCTGCAATGATAGAAAATTTAATTGTAAAAAGCAGTCCATCAGAAGTTATGTTAATAGATGGTCTTATTAGGTCTGTTATATATATTTTGAGTTTACAGGAAATCAAGGCAATATTTATAAATGGTAAGTATAATAGTGAAACATATAAAAGAGTAGGTTTTAATTGGTTAAATAATTACCCTGTTCCCAGAAAATATCATATAAAGAAAATGATACTACAAGATACTGCTGAAGAGGGTATGTGGATAGATGTACAGATGTTTTTTGAT is part of the Xylanivirga thermophila genome and encodes:
- a CDS encoding purine-nucleoside phosphorylase, translating into MYKQAAKYIQSIIDTKPFIGIILGSGLGNFAEHIENPTIINYSEIPGFPQTTVAGHKGQFVVGKMYNKNIIAMQGRFHYYEGNDPYQIVLPVRVMKELGIEILIVTNASGGINKDFKPGDFMIIKDHINFSGINPLIGPNFDMLGPRFPDMTHVYDDRLTDLMMDTAYRLNINAYKGIYVMMSGPSYETPAEINMLRILGADAVGMSTVPEVIAAKHAGLKIVGVSCITNMAAGVLDQPLTHNEVIKTADKSEKSFISLISSFICNI
- the xerA gene encoding site-specific tyrosine recombinase/integron integrase, giving the protein MEYIIDDFFTYLDEKQGASSNTLESYKTDLRQFIDFLHTNKISNIVDISKEIVHEYIHHLEQKKISNSTISRKISSLKSFYKFLEENAYIDADPTKDVKAPKIKRKLPNILTSEEVEQLLVQTQGNEYKVLRDRAMIYLMYGTGIRVSDLIQLDIDDIDLDNGIVLLKKRNNRSISIPEEILTYIKKYVAYSRPFMIDVNNEQALFVNFRGNRITRQGFWKIIKQYTEQSNIRKRITPHTLRHSFAAHLINNGIEIKELQNKLGHSDISTTQFYATLSNKK
- the spoIIM gene encoding stage II sporulation protein M, with product MRQLMRTISLHIQQNFILYLIILFVFLTGIMAGAFTISTISIDQKSGLGNYLEHFASNISQSSINRTAIFWESIWRNFYICFLFWLSSLSFLLIPLTLVLVGIRGFFIGFTVGFLVGYYNLKGFIFSLLCLIPQMIIYIPCFIIMGVLAFESQISHLKRRKLMRKKMQPIKDSESYTKKLIIIFSLFFIVTLFETFITPLFFSMFSNFLN
- a CDS encoding site-2 protease family protein, which codes for MNTNIMDILFSLPAVFLAMSFHEFGHAYVAYRLGDDTPKLQGRLTLAPLAHVDWLGLIMFLIFGFGWAKPVKIDPNNFKNRIKGDILVSFAGPMFNFILAVISFFMGGVLIKFLFPTSYIASNIIERIIRLNIVFGVLNLIPIPTFDGYNIIKAIFFRSNAKAFWKYERYGNIILLICILTGILNYIVGIPAQFLYNSLIHMSWIFF
- a CDS encoding segregation and condensation protein A; the protein is MGYCVKIDRFEGPLELLLHLISKSKINIEDISINEITCQYIEYLQQMQQFDIEIASEFLVMAATLIHIKSRKLLPKLKEDENEGDDINTREQLIQRLLDYKKFKEISNELREREQLYSHIYSKLPEEIAISKEELDDRLFGEVGKEDLFNAICIVLSKKNLSKSKSPSIYEIAKDPISIKQRIEEIEGILCIKENATFFSLFENDYNKSEVITTFLAILEMIKDSSICLYQSRPFDDIIIKKRKI
- the scpB gene encoding SMC-Scp complex subunit ScpB yields the protein MDEREIMGLVESLLFVSGNPISLSQIAKVLDMDRRTARKLMERTIDCFNFERRGLQIIKINDSYQLATRIEYAPYIKKLLGPNTQQRLSQAMLETLAIIAYKQPITRMDIESIRGVKCEHMLSTLMEKGLIKEVGRLDAPGKPILYGTTDLFLRIFGLSKLEDLPPLE
- a CDS encoding DUF2953 domain-containing protein, coding for MLIFLIVLIVALVLIISFITLRINIKISLKYKGKSYIRITLLKGLISLKFDLFLITGKGSLYSFNKSKKGTYDVKISLSYITEKIKNIRNQYPKHEKNMSYIFSKIKVQSISILAYIGLGDAAATALIIGILYAFLSNVIFYLTTRVSIGKHNIDILPVYTTDMCFKTNINCIIDIKIGHIITVGNMMMMQRIRQKVKGGDTRGRTSYRGNNENYHGKH
- the ytfJ gene encoding GerW family sporulation protein; its protein translation is MAEHPIEEIMKTTMENIKEMIDVNTIVGDAVETADGTVIIPISKVSFGFVAGGGEYKNNMQDKNANITQQEANKLPFAGGSGAGISLNPIAFLVVGQEKIKLLPVNFTTPIDRVVELIPQLVEEIRGKKKQGNESQNINNTQQPANQ
- a CDS encoding pseudouridine synthase, producing MRLQKYMAYCGVASRRKCEEIISEGRVSINGHKVMDMGIKINPDCDVVSVDGRVLELNKRPSIYIMINKPRGYITSSNDQFGRSTVLDLIPDMKARLYPVGRLDYDSEGLLLLTNDGSLTYKLTHPKYHVEKEYYVEVIGFPNEEHIEKLRNGLDIGGYKTRSAKVYAGNKTKNGMSYRIVIKEGKNRQVRRMFEAIGYHVILLRRERMGLLSLGDLKPGNWRYLSNREISLLKQSVKEGY